In Metopolophium dirhodum isolate CAU chromosome 7, ASM1992520v1, whole genome shotgun sequence, one genomic interval encodes:
- the LOC132948978 gene encoding small ribosomal subunit protein eS6 yields MKLNVSYPATGSQKLFEIVDEHKLRVFYEKRIGTEVDVDILGDEWKGYVLKISGGNDKQGFPMKQGVLSNVRVRLLLSKGHSCYRPRRDGERKRKSVRGCIVDSNLSVLSLIVVKKGEKDIAGLTDTNVPRRLGPKRANKIRKLFNLQKEDDVRKYVIKRPLPLKEGKTKQHFKAPKIQRLITPVRLQRKRHNLALKKKRCLKRKEQATEYAKLLAHRQKEKFAKKRAEQSRKRTMSQSSVSSSGTKSSKK; encoded by the exons ATGAAG ttaaacgtATCATATCCAGCCACAGGCAGTCAAAAGCTGTTTGAAATCGTAGATGAGCACAAGTTGCGTGTATTCTATGAAAAACGTATCGGCACCGAAGTTGATGTTGATATACTTGGCGATGAATGGAAAGGTTATGTGCTAAAAATATCTGGAGGCAATGACAAGCAAGGTTTTCCCATGAAACAAGGGGTTCTCTCTAATGTTCGAGTGCGCCTATTATTATCTAAGGGCCATTCGTGTTACCGTCCTAGAAGGGATGGTGAACGCAAGAGGAAATCAGTTCGTGGATGTATTGTTGATTCCAATCTTAGTGTTCTGTCATTAATTGTTGTCAAAAAAGGAGAAAag GATATTGCTGGATTAACAGACACTAATGTCCCAAGACGACTTGGACCTAAGCGTGCTAACAAGATCCGTAAGTTGTTCAACTTGCAAAAAGAAGATGATGTACGTAAATATGTCATTAAAAGACCTCTGCCACTTAAGGAAGGAAAGACAAAGCAGCATTTCAAGGCCCCGAAAATCCAACGTCTCATTACTCCCGTTCGTCTTCag CGTAAACGTCATAATTTGGCATTAAAGAAGAAACGTTGCTTGAAACGTAAAGAACAGGCTACTGAATATGCCAAGCTTCTTGCACACAGACAAAAGGAAAAGTTTGCAAAGAAACGTGCTGAACAGAGCCGTAAACGTACTATGTCTCAATCATCTGTTTCTAGCTCTGGCACAAAGAGcagtaaaaaatag